One stretch of Hydrogenovibrio kuenenii DSM 12350 DNA includes these proteins:
- a CDS encoding thioredoxin domain-containing protein, whose protein sequence is MLNAPKLFLLSLLFVSFSGLLNSAYADDWQLKEATDFSALSKQAKKDHLPIAIYFNMTKINGSKKLKDRAILPMIENGILDGYVHMVQVTVDADEKIKDFYGEAVKPKFFQDFYNITSIPSIVFVDADGNEISKRMTNSGAYDYVPYYLKQRINQALKELGNKKRFKDVN, encoded by the coding sequence ATGTTGAACGCCCCCAAATTGTTCTTGTTGTCCCTATTGTTTGTCTCGTTTTCAGGGCTGTTGAATAGCGCCTATGCAGATGATTGGCAGTTAAAAGAAGCAACGGATTTTTCCGCTCTGTCAAAGCAAGCGAAAAAAGACCACTTACCGATTGCCATCTACTTCAATATGACGAAGATAAACGGCAGTAAAAAACTGAAAGATCGAGCGATCTTGCCGATGATTGAAAACGGTATTTTAGATGGTTATGTCCACATGGTTCAGGTCACGGTGGATGCTGATGAGAAAATCAAAGACTTTTATGGTGAAGCCGTTAAACCAAAGTTTTTCCAAGACTTCTACAATATCACTTCGATTCCCAGTATTGTTTTTGTTGACGCTGATGGCAATGAAATCAGCAAACGCATGACAAACTCAGGCGCTTATGATTATGTGCCTTATTACCTGAAGCAACGTATCAATCAAGCGTTAAAAGAACTGGGTAATAAAAAACGTTTTAAAGACGTAAACTAA